Proteins found in one Flavobacterium channae genomic segment:
- a CDS encoding electron transfer flavoprotein subunit alpha/FixB family protein codes for MSILIYAESAEGKIKKVALELASYAKKVAASMGTTVTAVTINNSDNNALAAYGVDKVLNVSNDKLNNFSAKAYADVIAQAAKKEGTQIVLVSSSTDSLYLAPLVAVALEAGYASNVVALPVSTSPFQVKRTAFSNKAFNITEISTPVKVLGIAKNSFGLVEDAVAMTEEAFAPSLNDADFGIKIENVEKVTGKVTIADAEIVVSAGRGMKGPENWGMIEELASVLGAATACSKPVSDIGWRPHSEHVGQTGKPVASNLYIAVGISGAIQHIAGINSSKVKVVINSDPEAPFFKVADYGVVGDAFTVVPQLIEKLKAFKASNS; via the coding sequence ATGTCGATATTAATATATGCTGAATCAGCAGAAGGAAAAATTAAAAAAGTAGCTTTAGAATTAGCTTCATACGCAAAAAAAGTAGCTGCTTCTATGGGAACAACAGTTACAGCGGTAACTATCAACAATTCTGATAACAACGCTTTAGCTGCTTACGGAGTAGACAAAGTTTTAAACGTTTCTAACGATAAATTAAACAATTTTAGTGCAAAAGCTTACGCTGATGTAATTGCTCAAGCAGCTAAAAAAGAAGGAACTCAAATTGTTTTAGTTTCTTCATCAACAGATAGTTTATATTTAGCGCCACTTGTTGCAGTAGCTTTAGAAGCGGGTTATGCATCAAATGTTGTAGCTTTACCAGTTAGCACTTCTCCTTTCCAAGTGAAAAGAACCGCTTTCTCAAACAAAGCCTTCAATATTACTGAAATTTCAACTCCAGTAAAAGTTTTAGGAATTGCTAAAAACTCTTTTGGTTTAGTGGAAGATGCAGTTGCAATGACAGAAGAAGCTTTCGCACCATCATTAAATGATGCGGATTTCGGAATCAAAATTGAAAATGTAGAAAAAGTAACTGGAAAAGTAACTATCGCTGACGCTGAAATCGTAGTTTCTGCAGGTCGTGGAATGAAAGGTCCAGAAAACTGGGGAATGATTGAAGAATTAGCTTCAGTTTTAGGTGCCGCTACAGCATGTTCTAAACCAGTTTCTGATATTGGATGGAGACCTCATAGTGAGCACGTAGGACAAACAGGAAAACCAGTAGCTTCTAACCTGTATATTGCTGTTGGAATCTCGGGAGCAATCCAACATATTGCAGGTATTAACTCATCAAAAGTAAAAGTTGTTATCAACTCAGATCCTGAAGCGCCTTTCTTTAAAGTTGCTGATTACGGAGTGGTAGGTGATGCTTTCACTGTAGTACCTCAATTAATTGAAAAATTAAAAGCATTTAAAGCAAGCAACTCTTAA
- a CDS encoding deoxynucleoside kinase, which yields MHIAVAGNIGAGKTTLTRLLAKHFKWEPHFEDVVDNPYLDDFYHQMERWSFNLQIYFLNSRFRQVLQIRESGKNIIQDRTIYEDAHIFAPNLHAMGLMSNRDYNNYTSLFELMESLVGSPDLLIYLRSSIPNLVSQIHKRGRDYENSISIDYLSRLNERYEAWIQTYNKGKLVIIDVDNIDFVNNPEDLGMIINRIDAELNGLF from the coding sequence ATGCACATAGCAGTAGCAGGAAATATAGGCGCAGGAAAAACAACACTTACCCGATTATTAGCCAAACATTTTAAATGGGAACCGCATTTTGAAGATGTGGTAGACAATCCCTATTTAGATGATTTTTATCACCAAATGGAACGATGGAGTTTTAATCTTCAAATCTATTTCTTAAACAGTCGTTTTCGTCAAGTATTGCAAATTCGCGAAAGTGGTAAAAACATTATTCAAGACCGAACTATTTATGAAGATGCGCATATTTTCGCACCCAATCTTCATGCTATGGGATTAATGTCGAACAGAGATTATAACAACTATACTTCGCTTTTCGAATTGATGGAAAGTTTAGTAGGTTCGCCTGACTTATTGATTTATTTGAGAAGTTCTATTCCAAATTTAGTGAGTCAAATTCATAAAAGAGGAAGAGATTACGAAAACTCGATTTCAATTGATTATTTAAGTCGTTTGAACGAAAGATACGAAGCTTGGATTCAAACCTACAACAAAGGAAAATTAGTAATCATTGATGTTGACAATATTGATTTCGTTAACAATCCAGAAGATTTAGGAATGATTATCAATAGAATTGACGCTGAATTAAACGGATTATTTTAA
- a CDS encoding DUF5686 and carboxypeptidase-like regulatory domain-containing protein has product MKTKIVVFFLFLNAVLFAQTKVGGKVVDELNEPIAFANVIFKNSKEGVITDENGNFYFESKENYSVLVVSYIGFEKKEISLKPGLNTGLKIQLKSGTELKEVVIYTGKTSKKNNPAIDILRKIWERRRKNGLKMFKQYEYDKYEKVEFDLNTIDSAFMNSKVFKGMEFIFDQIDTSSISGKTYLPIFINETLSEVYGDNEDKKYKEITKANKNSGFGSGDGVNTFIKDLYAEFDIYDNYLKFFDKDFVSPLSRTGINVYNYVLNDSMFIDNKWCYNIVYYPRRKNELTFKGDFWVNDTTFAIKKINLEASKSANINWVKEIYIEQEYDVVNDSVFLLTRDYMMSDFSFSKKEESKGVYGKRTTLARNHKFDIKKDNKFYKEEVNFYDNSVFNKSDEYWAENRFEELNKNEAGIYKMLDTLKDVPRFKRIYNLASILGSGYIEIPKLKLDYGPIFSTFGYNDVEGMRLRAGGRTYFGPNDTWRIQGYGAYGFKDNKFKYGISGKWMVDKKNRIILSAGNRRDVEQIGVSLTTSNDVLGRSFASSSLFSSGSNNKLTSVNLTTLGFEIEPVKNITFQTNFSYRTLESASNEFSLDYYTDDTHTTTESEVKQSEINLVAEFTPGRRTVGYGVERLEVDNNYARIFLSYSQGLKGVLNSDFDYQKLQFYYRQPVLIGGFGRLFSTLEIGKTFGEVPLGLMGVIPGNQSWFVIENTYNLLDYYDFVADEYASLHFEHHFNGRLFSRIPYLRKLNLREIVGIKGVYGRVSGENVALNASGLPYVAPEDIYWEYHAGVGNIFKVLRIDFAWRGSYLEMPDARKFAIRASFGFYF; this is encoded by the coding sequence ATGAAGACAAAAATTGTAGTATTCTTTTTATTCCTAAACGCTGTTCTTTTCGCACAAACAAAAGTAGGCGGTAAAGTTGTTGATGAACTTAATGAGCCTATTGCTTTCGCGAATGTTATTTTCAAAAATTCCAAAGAAGGTGTGATTACGGATGAGAATGGGAATTTTTATTTCGAATCCAAAGAAAACTATTCTGTATTAGTGGTTTCTTACATTGGATTTGAGAAAAAAGAGATTTCTTTAAAACCAGGTTTAAATACAGGACTTAAAATACAATTAAAGTCCGGAACGGAACTTAAAGAAGTTGTAATTTATACCGGAAAAACCTCAAAAAAGAACAATCCTGCCATCGATATTTTGCGTAAAATTTGGGAACGCCGCAGGAAGAATGGTCTCAAAATGTTCAAACAATACGAGTATGATAAATACGAAAAAGTAGAGTTTGATTTAAATACTATTGATTCTGCTTTCATGAACAGTAAGGTTTTTAAAGGAATGGAATTTATTTTTGATCAAATTGATACTTCAAGTATTTCAGGAAAAACATACTTGCCTATTTTTATAAACGAAACCTTAAGTGAAGTTTATGGAGATAATGAAGATAAAAAGTACAAAGAGATAACAAAAGCGAATAAAAATTCAGGATTTGGATCGGGTGATGGCGTTAATACATTTATTAAAGATTTATATGCTGAATTTGATATTTACGATAATTATCTAAAGTTTTTTGATAAGGATTTCGTAAGTCCGCTTTCAAGAACAGGAATTAACGTTTATAATTATGTTTTAAATGATAGTATGTTTATTGATAACAAATGGTGTTACAATATAGTATACTATCCAAGACGTAAAAACGAACTTACTTTTAAAGGTGATTTTTGGGTAAACGATACTACTTTCGCAATTAAAAAAATTAATCTGGAAGCTAGTAAAAGTGCTAACATCAACTGGGTAAAAGAGATTTATATTGAGCAAGAATATGATGTGGTTAATGATTCTGTTTTCTTATTAACGAGAGATTATATGATGTCTGATTTTAGTTTCTCGAAGAAAGAAGAATCGAAAGGGGTTTATGGTAAAAGAACAACTTTGGCTAGAAATCATAAATTCGATATTAAAAAGGATAATAAATTCTATAAGGAAGAAGTCAATTTCTACGACAATTCCGTTTTTAATAAATCTGATGAATATTGGGCGGAAAATCGCTTCGAAGAATTAAATAAAAACGAAGCTGGTATTTACAAAATGCTCGATACATTAAAAGATGTTCCTCGTTTTAAACGAATTTACAATTTAGCTTCTATTTTGGGTAGTGGTTACATCGAAATCCCAAAACTCAAATTGGATTATGGACCGATTTTTTCAACTTTTGGATACAATGATGTAGAAGGAATGCGTTTAAGAGCCGGTGGTAGAACATATTTTGGACCAAATGACACTTGGAGAATTCAAGGTTATGGAGCTTATGGATTTAAAGATAATAAATTCAAATACGGTATTTCTGGAAAATGGATGGTAGATAAGAAGAATCGAATCATTCTTTCTGCTGGAAATAGGAGAGATGTTGAGCAAATAGGTGTAAGTTTAACAACTTCAAATGATGTTTTAGGAAGAAGTTTTGCATCATCATCATTGTTTTCAAGTGGATCAAATAATAAATTAACGTCTGTAAATCTTACGACTTTAGGTTTTGAAATTGAGCCAGTGAAGAATATTACCTTTCAAACCAATTTTTCTTACCGAACTTTAGAATCGGCTTCAAATGAATTTAGTTTGGATTATTACACTGATGATACACACACTACTACTGAAAGCGAAGTCAAACAATCTGAAATTAATTTAGTTGCAGAGTTCACTCCAGGAAGAAGAACGGTTGGTTATGGTGTTGAAAGGTTAGAAGTAGATAATAATTATGCTCGTATTTTCTTGAGTTATAGTCAGGGATTAAAGGGTGTTTTAAATAGCGATTTCGATTATCAGAAATTACAATTCTATTACCGTCAACCAGTTTTAATTGGTGGTTTTGGACGTTTATTTTCAACGTTAGAAATTGGTAAAACATTTGGTGAAGTTCCACTTGGTTTGATGGGAGTTATTCCTGGAAATCAATCTTGGTTTGTAATTGAAAATACTTATAATTTACTTGATTATTATGATTTCGTTGCAGACGAATATGCGTCATTGCATTTTGAACACCATTTTAACGGAAGGTTATTTTCTAGAATTCCTTATTTAAGAAAATTAAACTTACGTGAAATTGTTGGAATTAAAGGAGTTTACGGAAGAGTTTCTGGTGAAAATGTAGCGTTAAATGCTTCTGGCTTGCCATATGTTGCTCCAGAAGATATTTACTGGGAATACCATGCAGGAGTTGGTAATATTTTTAAAGTATTACGAATTGATTTTGCTTGGAGAGGAAGTTACTTAGAAATGCCAGATGCTAGAAAATTTGCCATTAGAGCTTCTTTTGGATTCTACTTTTAA
- a CDS encoding electron transfer flavoprotein subunit beta/FixA family protein, which translates to MKILVCISHVPDTTSKINFVNGDSEFDTNGVQFVINPNDEFGLTRAIWFKEQQGATVTVVNVGGADAEATLRKALAIGADEAIRINANPTDGMFVAKQLAEVVKNGGYDLIIAGKESLDYNGGMVPGMMAAMLGYNFVNACVGIDVNGNEAKVTREIDGGKEIVSAGLPLIIGGQKGLVEEKDLRIPNMRGIMMARTKALTLVEPTGDATATKAVKFEKPAAKSAVKLVSADNLDELISLLHNEAKVI; encoded by the coding sequence ATGAAAATATTAGTTTGCATCAGTCACGTACCTGATACTACTTCAAAGATTAATTTTGTCAATGGTGACAGCGAATTTGACACGAATGGTGTTCAATTTGTAATTAATCCTAATGATGAATTTGGTTTAACTAGAGCCATTTGGTTTAAAGAACAACAAGGAGCAACTGTTACCGTAGTAAACGTTGGTGGTGCTGACGCTGAAGCAACTTTAAGAAAAGCATTAGCTATTGGTGCTGACGAAGCAATTCGTATTAACGCAAACCCAACAGACGGAATGTTTGTAGCAAAACAATTAGCAGAAGTTGTTAAAAATGGAGGTTACGATTTAATCATCGCTGGGAAAGAATCTTTAGACTACAATGGAGGAATGGTTCCAGGAATGATGGCCGCTATGTTAGGTTACAATTTCGTAAACGCTTGTGTGGGTATTGATGTAAACGGAAACGAAGCCAAAGTAACAAGAGAAATCGACGGTGGAAAAGAAATCGTTTCTGCAGGTTTACCATTAATTATTGGCGGTCAAAAAGGTCTAGTAGAAGAAAAAGATTTACGTATTCCTAACATGAGAGGTATCATGATGGCAAGAACTAAAGCTTTAACTTTAGTAGAGCCAACAGGAGATGCAACAGCAACTAAAGCGGTTAAATTTGAAAAACCAGCTGCAAAATCAGCAGTTAAATTAGTAAGTGCTGATAATTTAGATGAATTAATCAGTTTGTTACACAACGAAGCTAAGGTTATTTAG
- a CDS encoding pyruvate dehydrogenase complex E1 component subunit beta, with protein MTFMRTIQFREAVCEAMSEEMRRDESIYLIGEEVAEYNGAYKASKGMLDEFGPKRVIDAPIAELGFAGIAVGSAMNGNRPIVEFMTFNFSLVGIDQIINNAAKMRQMSGGQFPMPMVFRGPTASAGQLGATHSQAFENWFANTPGLKVVVPSTPYDAKGLLKAAIRDNDPVIFMESEQMYGDKGEVPEGEYTIPLGVADVKREGSDVTIVSFGKIIKEALAAAEELAKEGISCEIIDLRTVRPMDYDAIINSVKKTNRLVVLEEAWPFASVASEITYMVQERAFDYLDAPVQRITTADAPAPYSPTLLKEWLPNSEDVIKAVKKVMYK; from the coding sequence ATTACTTTCATGAGAACGATACAATTTAGAGAAGCAGTATGTGAGGCGATGAGCGAAGAAATGCGTCGCGATGAATCGATTTATTTAATTGGAGAAGAAGTAGCAGAATATAACGGAGCTTACAAAGCTTCAAAAGGAATGCTTGATGAATTTGGACCAAAACGTGTAATTGACGCTCCTATTGCTGAATTAGGATTTGCAGGAATCGCCGTTGGTTCGGCTATGAATGGAAATCGTCCTATTGTAGAGTTCATGACATTCAACTTCTCATTAGTAGGAATTGATCAAATTATCAATAACGCAGCAAAAATGCGTCAAATGTCGGGTGGACAATTCCCAATGCCAATGGTATTTAGAGGTCCAACAGCTTCTGCAGGTCAGTTAGGAGCTACACACTCACAAGCTTTTGAAAATTGGTTTGCCAATACTCCAGGTCTTAAAGTGGTTGTGCCTTCAACTCCTTACGATGCTAAAGGTTTGTTAAAAGCAGCAATTCGTGATAATGACCCTGTTATTTTCATGGAATCAGAGCAAATGTATGGTGATAAAGGTGAAGTTCCAGAAGGAGAATACACAATTCCGTTAGGAGTTGCTGATGTTAAAAGAGAAGGTTCTGATGTGACAATTGTTTCATTTGGTAAAATTATTAAAGAAGCACTTGCTGCAGCTGAAGAATTAGCTAAAGAAGGTATTTCTTGTGAAATTATCGATTTAAGAACCGTTCGTCCAATGGATTATGATGCCATTATTAATTCAGTTAAGAAAACAAATAGATTAGTAGTTTTAGAAGAAGCTTGGCCATTTGCTTCAGTTGCTTCTGAGATTACTTATATGGTTCAAGAAAGAGCGTTTGATTATTTAGATGCTCCAGTTCAAAGAATTACAACTGCTGATGCTCCGGCTCCTTATTCTCCAACTTTATTAAAAGAGTGGTTGCCTAATTCTGAAGATGTAATTAAGGCTGTAAAAAAAGTTATGTACAAATAA
- a CDS encoding sodium-translocating pyrophosphatase, which translates to MESMMIYVPIVMALLGLAFMTAKRAWVLKQDAGDGKMKEISDYIYEGALAFLKAEYKLLTFFVLGASVVLAGISFIVPTTHWLIVFAFIFGAIFSAYAGNIGMKIATKTNVRTTQAARTSLPQALKVSFGGGTVMGLGVAGLAVLGLTGFFIIFFRFFMNGEWTSTDDMTIVLETLAGFSLGAESIALFARVGGGIYTKAADVGADLVGKVEAGIPEDDPRNPATIADNVGDNVGDVAGMGADLFGSYVATVLAAMVLGNYVIKDMGGKIDDAFGGIGPILLPMAIAGFGILFSIIGTMLVKISSDDAKEAQVQKALNIGNWVSIVLTAVSCFFLVKFMLPEVMTMEFFGEGAQEISAMRVFYATLIGLFVGGAISSVTEYYTGLGTKPVLAIVQKSSTGAGTNVIAGLATGMISTFPTVLLFGAAIWSTYALAGFYGVALAASAMMATTAMQLAIDAFGPISDNAGGIAEMSELPKEVRTRTDILDSVGNTTAATGKGFAIASAALTSLALFAAYVTFTGIDGINIFKAPVLAMLFIGGMIPVVFSALAMNSVGKAAMDMVYEVRRQFKEIPGIMEGTGKPEYGKCVEISTKAALREMMLPGILTIGFPIAIVLLGKLVYGDNNQLIAEMLGGYMAGVTVSGVLWAVFQNNAGGAWDNAKKSFEAGVEINGEMTYKGSDAHKAAVTGDTVGDPFKDTSGPSMNILIKLTCLIGLVIAPILGGHGATTENGSCCSGDKKEMVCTDGKCDLSKCATMTKDECAKMCEANGCSEECKENCMSIYDENGKFIGKEKHVHGPNCNHGDHQEIINMDVKKVKDANGKVKATVTLTKMVDGKETTEEKVFEGDDLEVEAKIAELGK; encoded by the coding sequence ATGGAATCAATGATGATTTACGTTCCAATAGTTATGGCTTTATTGGGATTGGCATTTATGACAGCCAAACGCGCTTGGGTTCTTAAACAAGATGCTGGAGATGGTAAAATGAAAGAAATTTCAGATTACATTTACGAAGGAGCCTTAGCCTTTTTAAAAGCAGAATACAAATTATTAACGTTTTTCGTTCTTGGAGCGAGTGTGGTTCTTGCGGGAATTTCATTTATTGTTCCAACAACACATTGGTTAATCGTATTTGCATTTATTTTCGGAGCAATTTTCTCAGCTTATGCTGGGAATATCGGAATGAAAATCGCAACAAAAACAAACGTTAGAACTACGCAAGCCGCTCGTACGAGTTTACCACAAGCATTAAAAGTTTCTTTTGGTGGTGGAACGGTTATGGGATTAGGAGTTGCTGGTTTAGCTGTTTTAGGATTAACCGGATTCTTCATTATATTCTTTAGATTTTTCATGAACGGAGAATGGACATCAACAGATGACATGACTATCGTTCTAGAAACTTTAGCGGGATTCTCTCTTGGAGCTGAATCTATCGCATTGTTTGCTCGTGTAGGTGGTGGTATTTACACTAAAGCTGCTGACGTAGGGGCTGACTTAGTAGGAAAAGTAGAAGCTGGTATTCCAGAAGACGATCCACGTAATCCTGCAACAATTGCAGATAACGTTGGGGATAACGTAGGAGACGTAGCGGGTATGGGTGCCGATTTATTCGGTTCGTATGTAGCAACAGTTTTAGCGGCAATGGTTTTAGGAAATTACGTAATTAAAGATATGGGTGGTAAAATCGATGACGCATTTGGCGGAATTGGACCAATTTTATTACCAATGGCAATCGCTGGTTTCGGAATTTTATTTTCTATCATTGGAACCATGTTAGTGAAAATTTCAAGTGACGATGCTAAAGAAGCTCAAGTACAAAAAGCACTAAATATAGGAAACTGGGTTTCAATCGTTTTAACTGCGGTTTCTTGTTTCTTCTTAGTGAAATTCATGCTTCCTGAAGTAATGACAATGGAATTCTTCGGTGAAGGAGCACAAGAAATTTCAGCAATGCGTGTTTTCTACGCTACTTTAATCGGTTTATTTGTTGGTGGAGCTATTTCATCAGTTACAGAATATTACACAGGATTAGGTACAAAACCAGTTTTAGCCATCGTACAAAAATCTTCAACTGGAGCTGGAACTAACGTAATCGCTGGTTTAGCAACGGGTATGATTTCAACTTTCCCAACGGTATTATTATTTGGAGCAGCTATTTGGTCAACTTATGCTTTAGCTGGATTCTACGGTGTTGCTTTGGCTGCATCTGCAATGATGGCTACAACTGCAATGCAATTAGCAATCGATGCATTCGGACCAATTTCTGATAACGCGGGTGGAATCGCTGAGATGAGTGAATTACCAAAAGAAGTTCGTACTCGTACAGATATTTTAGATTCAGTTGGTAATACAACTGCTGCAACAGGTAAAGGTTTCGCAATCGCTTCTGCTGCTTTAACATCGTTAGCTTTATTCGCTGCATACGTTACTTTCACAGGAATTGATGGAATCAACATCTTCAAAGCGCCAGTATTAGCTATGTTATTTATTGGAGGTATGATTCCGGTAGTATTCTCTGCATTAGCAATGAATTCTGTTGGTAAAGCAGCAATGGACATGGTTTATGAAGTACGTCGTCAGTTCAAAGAAATTCCAGGAATTATGGAAGGAACTGGCAAACCAGAATACGGAAAGTGTGTTGAAATTTCTACAAAAGCCGCTTTACGCGAAATGATGTTGCCAGGAATTTTAACTATTGGTTTCCCAATTGCAATCGTATTATTAGGTAAATTAGTTTACGGAGATAACAACCAATTAATTGCTGAAATGTTAGGTGGTTACATGGCGGGAGTTACCGTTTCAGGTGTACTTTGGGCAGTGTTCCAAAACAACGCTGGTGGTGCTTGGGATAACGCTAAAAAATCATTCGAAGCTGGAGTTGAAATCAACGGAGAAATGACGTACAAAGGTTCTGATGCGCACAAAGCAGCGGTAACTGGAGATACTGTTGGAGATCCATTTAAAGATACTTCTGGTCCATCAATGAACATCTTAATCAAATTAACATGTTTAATTGGTTTAGTAATCGCTCCAATCTTAGGAGGTCACGGTGCTACAACTGAAAATGGTTCTTGTTGTTCAGGCGATAAAAAAGAAATGGTTTGTACAGATGGAAAATGCGATTTATCTAAATGTGCAACTATGACAAAAGACGAATGTGCAAAAATGTGTGAAGCAAACGGTTGTTCTGAAGAGTGTAAAGAAAACTGTATGTCAATTTATGATGAAAACGGAAAATTCATTGGCAAAGAAAAACACGTTCACGGACCAAATTGCAACCACGGTGATCACCAAGAAATCATCAACATGGACGTTAAAAAAGTAAAAGATGCCAACGGAAAAGTGAAAGCAACGGTTACTTTAACTAAAATGGTTGATGGAAAAGAAACTACCGAAGAAAAAGTTTTTGAAGGAGATGATTTAGAAGTAGAAGCAAAAATTGCCGAACTTGGGAAATAA
- a CDS encoding DNA-3-methyladenine glycosylase family protein, whose product MKQAVAYLVNVDAVFEKIIQKYGIPVQPKRSQGFETLVLLILEQQVSIDSAKATFIRLKQAIPEFHPENLILFSDEDFRTCGVSRQKTKYIKALSDAVISNELDLASLEFKHPDVVRQELIKIKGIGNWTIDIYLMFCLNSPDIIPLGDIAIVNTMKELLDIHTREEMEEYALKWKPYRSFATYFLWHYYLQKRGRKITY is encoded by the coding sequence ATGAAACAAGCTGTTGCTTATCTTGTAAATGTTGATGCTGTTTTTGAAAAAATTATTCAAAAATACGGAATCCCTGTTCAGCCTAAGCGCTCTCAAGGATTTGAAACCTTAGTTTTACTTATTTTAGAACAACAAGTCTCTATAGATTCAGCCAAAGCTACATTTATAAGGCTCAAGCAAGCAATTCCTGAATTCCATCCAGAAAACCTTATTCTTTTTTCCGATGAAGATTTTAGAACTTGTGGTGTAAGTCGTCAAAAAACGAAATACATAAAAGCGCTTTCCGATGCAGTAATTTCAAATGAATTGGATTTAGCAAGTTTGGAATTTAAACATCCTGATGTTGTTCGACAAGAGCTTATTAAGATAAAAGGGATTGGTAATTGGACTATAGATATCTATTTGATGTTCTGTTTAAATTCACCCGATATTATTCCTTTAGGAGATATTGCTATTGTAAATACAATGAAAGAACTCCTGGATATTCACACCAGAGAAGAAATGGAAGAATATGCCTTAAAATGGAAGCCATATCGCTCTTTTGCAACCTATTTTCTGTGGCATTATTATTTACAAAAACGAGGAAGGAAGATTACATATTAA
- a CDS encoding bifunctional nuclease family protein, producing MSLVKLTIKGISYSQTQNGAYALILNEVDGERKLPIVIGAFEAQSIAIALEKEIKPPRPLTHDLFKNFADRFDIVVKQVIIHKLVDGVFYSSVICERDKIEEIIDARTSDAIALALRFNAPIFTYKNILDKAGIYLSINPSETTNENQDSDNILTPTDAYEEDVVVPADNYSGYSLKELYQKLDEAVQNEDYERAAKIRDEISKKES from the coding sequence ATGAGTTTAGTAAAATTAACCATAAAAGGCATTTCCTATAGTCAAACACAAAATGGAGCATATGCCTTAATCTTAAATGAAGTGGATGGTGAGCGAAAACTTCCTATTGTAATTGGTGCTTTTGAAGCGCAATCTATTGCTATTGCTTTAGAGAAAGAAATTAAACCTCCAAGACCACTTACACATGATTTATTCAAAAACTTTGCCGACCGATTTGACATTGTAGTAAAGCAAGTTATCATTCATAAATTAGTAGATGGTGTTTTCTACTCGAGTGTTATTTGCGAAAGAGATAAAATCGAAGAAATTATAGATGCTCGTACTTCTGATGCTATTGCATTAGCTTTGCGATTTAATGCACCTATTTTTACCTACAAAAACATTTTAGATAAAGCCGGAATTTATTTAAGCATCAATCCGTCGGAAACTACAAATGAAAATCAGGATAGTGACAATATTTTAACTCCAACAGACGCTTACGAGGAAGATGTTGTGGTTCCTGCGGATAACTATTCGGGTTATTCATTAAAAGAATTGTATCAAAAATTAGACGAAGCGGTTCAAAACGAAGACTACGAAAGAGCCGCAAAAATCAGAGACGAAATTTCAAAAAAAGAATCATAA
- a CDS encoding inorganic diphosphatase, with product MTADKITTFDVLIEIPRGSRNKYEYDFELKRMRFDRMLFSSMMYPADYGFIPETLALDGDPLDVLVLVNEPTFPGCVMEVKPIGVFHMADDKGPDEKVICVPVSDPIWNKLNDLSDVNPHLIKEIEHFFQVYKDLENKKVDVEGWGDVNEAKEILVKCTNRFNELENKPEGLFSIK from the coding sequence ATGACAGCAGATAAAATTACTACATTTGATGTATTGATTGAGATTCCAAGAGGAAGTAGAAACAAATACGAGTACGATTTTGAATTAAAAAGAATGCGTTTTGACAGAATGTTATTTTCGTCAATGATGTATCCAGCAGATTACGGTTTTATTCCAGAAACTTTAGCTTTAGATGGTGACCCGTTAGATGTTTTAGTATTAGTAAATGAACCAACTTTCCCAGGTTGTGTTATGGAAGTTAAACCTATCGGTGTTTTCCACATGGCAGACGATAAAGGGCCAGATGAAAAAGTAATTTGTGTGCCGGTCTCAGATCCAATTTGGAACAAATTAAATGATTTGAGTGATGTAAATCCTCACTTAATTAAAGAAATCGAACATTTCTTCCAAGTATACAAAGATTTAGAAAACAAAAAAGTTGATGTTGAAGGTTGGGGAGATGTAAATGAAGCAAAAGAGATTCTTGTGAAATGTACAAACCGTTTCAACGAACTTGAAAATAAACCTGAAGGATTGTTTAGTATTAAATAA